GGCATCTTTCACCAGCGGTGCAGTTTGCTTCTTCCCGAATGGTCGAGCATCAGAATCAGGTTACATCATGGCGTCGCAGTATTCGGATGAGTTATACCAAATGTTAAGCATATCTGTGCTCGCTGCAACAGGGAGAGTCGCTATCGATTACGTTGAAAACTAAGCCCATTCCTTCCTCCTTTCCTGTTTGGGTCGCCCCCCCGCTGTCGGGGGGGCTTTCTTTGTTCAGGATCTGAACAGGCAATCCGCATCGGTTTTTTTATGAACTGGAGTCAATTTTTGGTGAGGTGGGACGATAATAAGACTGTGGTGTGAAAAGAGTTTTTAACAGCGCGTATGGTATCGAACCAATAGCCAGACTTTCGTAGTCTGGTTCTGATAATAAAAACCAACACGAGTTAACAACATGCTATTAGGATCCAGGAACAAGGTCACGACCGGTCTTGACATAGGCGCCTCGTCAATCAAGCTCGTGCAGATGGAGAATCGTGGCGGGAGCTTTGCGGTCCGTTCTATGGGGATTCGCGAGCTGCCGGTCGAGGCGATCGTGTCTGAAGAAATCAAGGACCGCGACACAGTTATCTTCAACATTCAGAATCTGGTAGAACAGACTGACCCCAGAATCAAAGAGGTTGTGCTGAGCATCTCTGGACATGGTGTGCTCACCGACAAGATAACAATTGACAAGAAAACCGGGGCGGAAGCTGAGCAGGCTATTTACTTCGAGGCGGAGCAGCGGGCACCATTCGATGTCGAAGATGTGACGATGGACTATCACATCATCGACATTAATGAAGAAACAAACAAGATGGATGTGCTTCTTGTAGCTGCAAGGAACGAGTTTCTCAGCGCATATCTTCAGGTAATCCAGGATGCCGGATTGAAGCCGGTTCTGGTCGACACTGACGCATTCGCCATCCTCAACGCGTATGAAATCAATTATGATATCGACCCGGAGAGAGTGACGGCGTTGGTAAACGTCGGTTATGATATCACCAATATTACCTTTGTCAAAGATGGAAAATATCATTCGACCCGCGACATATCGGCTGGTGGAAGAACGATTTTTGACACAATTCAGAGAGAGTTTCGACTCAATCAGGAATTGACAGCCAAGGCTATCAAAGGTGAAATGGAATCGTCCATAGACCAGGATATGCTGAAGGCGACGATCGTAACATCTGCCGAAGAAATGCTCTCGGGTATAGAAGTGGCGTTTTCATATTTCAAGTCCTTGGCGAAAGTCAACACAATAGATTGGATCATCCTCTCCGGAGGCGGTGCGTTGATTCCGTATCTGCCGGAGTTTATCCAGTCGACGCTGAATGTCCCGATCGAGATTGCGAATCCTCTCAGGAACATCGAATACGATCCGGAAATGTTCAGCTTCATTCAGCCGGAAAGAATTGCTCCTCTGCTGACCGTGCCGATCGGACTGGCAGCCAGAAAGGTGAAGTAGCACTATGATAGAGATCAATCTTCTTCCAAAAGAATATCGCAAGCGGGCGAGAACGTTCCACCTGGAGAAGAAGTCAATCTATGTTGCGGCAGGAGTTGCCAGCATAGTCTTGCTCTTTGCGCTTGTTACTTTCTATCAGCATTATCAACTCTCTTCGCTTGATGAAAAGATAGCCCTGGCCAACAGTCAGAGGATGCGCCTCCAGGAAGACATTCGACTGATTGACGGTCTGACAGACCTCAAAGAGAAGATTCTGACTCGTATGGAATCAATTGAACGTCTCGACAGGCACAGAGCGGTCTGGGTAGATGTCCTCCAGGATCTCAATCAACGGGTCCCCGATTTCCTGTGGCTGACAAGAGTCGCAGAGATTCGTGAAGATACGAAGGCGAAGGCGGCTAGAGCGAAGCAGGTTCCCGGTCAGCAGGCCGCGGACACCATTCCGCAGGTAGCTGAGTTCGTTTTTGCAAAACCTGTCCCGACAGAAATGGAAGGCTATGCTTTCACACTGAGCAGCATAGCGTCATTTCTCGTTGGACTGACCAAGTCAGACTATTTTGAGAATATAAATCTTTCCTTTGCCAAGCAGGAAGATGTGACAGGGATCAACGCCTACAGATTTAAGGTTGGCTGCGATCTTGTATTCCAACGGGCACTCGACAAGTCCGCTCCCATAGAGGACGTCTGGGTTCCCACCATTGCCGAGAAGTAGCCAACGGAGGAATAGATGGACCTTAAGGATCCCAAAACACAGAAAATAGCCCTGGTGATAATGGGGTTTTTCCTGGTAACTTATTTCTGGTATTCCCGAGTATATTCGACGAACGATGAGCAACTGGCCATGAAACGAGGCCAGTATGAGTCGATCATGACGGATCTTAAAGCCGTCGAGATGAAGGCTAAGAGCCTTGACGGGCTTCGCACCGAATATGATGATCTCAAGGAGCGTTACCAGGCAATTGAACTTCTGCTGCCAGATGAGAGACAAGTTCCGAAGTTCCTCGTCCAATTGCATTCGGCAGCCGCGCTGACTCAATCGAGATTGCTGGAATTGTCTCCTTTAACGATTGAAGATGCGCCTTATTACTCGGTCTCTGACTACGAGTTGAAGTTCACCGGGACTTATCACGAGCTGGGTGAATTCCTGGCGAGTGTTGCCAATTTCCCATTCATTACGAATGTCAGCCATGTCGAGATTGATGGCATTCCAGAGACATCTTTGGAACAATCGCGAGACAAGAGAGCCATGCACGACACAAGAAGCCTGGAAGCGAAGCTGGTTCTGTCGACCTACTTCGTTCGTCCGGAAGATAAACTGAGCGGAATCAACCAGTAGGTGCAAGTATGTTTTCAATTACGAATAAGCAGTCAGTGTTCTCGAAGCTTGCAATAGTAGGACTACTCCTGGCGGTTCCGGCAGTTCTATCAGCAGCCGTCACCGTCGATAATATTAGTCTGAAGAAGCAAGGGAAGTTCACCGAAGTAACGGTCTATGTCTCAGACGCCGTCGAATTCGAGCATTCGATCGTAGAGCCCGGTGCCGGTAAACCGTACCGAGTTGTGCTCGATCTTAATGACGCCCGGCACATGTTGCCGCACTACAACTTCGATGATCTGCCGAGCCAGACGGTAACCAGTATCCGGACGAGTCAGTTCTCGGTAAATCCGGAAAAAATCGTACGCATAGTGCTCGATGTCAGAGGGCATGTCACGTACAAAATCAGTGAATCGCAGAATACTGTAACACTGGTGATAGCGACCCCCGATGACAGCGAGTTCCCTTTCTGGTGCGCACAACCCCTGTCTGAAGCGGAGAAGATCCAACTGGCGCTGGGAGAGGGCAGCAATACGAAAGGGACTTCGAAGGCCGATCCCGGCAAGGATCAGAAATCAAGTCCGGTGCTGGTCAGCAGCAAGGTGTCTGGTTCGCCTGACAGCGGCCCCAAGATCCCTGCACAGGCTGAACCCACAGCAACTACAAAAACGAAGAAATCTCCTAAGAGCGATGATCCGGTAATGGCAACGAATGTCATGAAGGGATTGCCAGAGGCTGATCTGCCGATCACAACCACGCAGACATCCGAAGAGCCGGTAGTCGCACTCGATAAGAAGGAGCCGGTCGCATCAGAAGCCGACAAACCGAATAAGAATATTTCAGTTCATAAGCCAACGCCGGTTGAGCCAACTCCGTGGCAGGTGCCCGCAGAGCCATTGGTGCTGCTGGCGCAGACTGACGATAATAGGCCCGCGGCGCAAAATGAAGCAGATGATACTCCCACGCCGAAAGTCATCGAGGAGAAGAAGAATAACTCAAAGCAGAGTGGTTTCACCGATTCTGCAGCGAGCATGAAGCCTCAGACTCCCGGAATGAACGAGGATATGGATTCGGGCGATTCGAGTCCTGCGATGCCGACACCGGCCAAGCCGTCAGATCGGGGTAAGTCCGATTCTGAGCAATACAGGATCAATCCGGACAAACCAACCAAGACAAAGGGTACCCTTGCAGAACGCTTCCCGAAACGGAAAGTTGTTCAGTACTCGTCCTGGGGAAGTCGCGATCCGTTTGCACAACTCATCGACAGAGCCCACGGCCGCGAGCCGGGCGAGATCCCGGATGTCGAAACGCTTCGTCTCGTTGGAGTGCTGCAGGGAGATGACGGCTCGAGTGCGCTTCTCGAGGACGTCGAAGGATATGGTTACATCCTGAAAGACGGCGATCCGGTCAGAAACGGTTATGTTGTTCAGATCGGTGAAAAGAAAATCATTTTCCAGATACAAGAATACGGCTGGAGTCGCACAGTCGCTCTTAAGATAGAAACGGAAAACTAAAGTGAGGATATGATGCGCTTAAGAATTGTGAGAACGACTTCATTGGCGATCCTGACCGGAGCACTTCTGCTGCTCTTAGGCTCAGTCTCTCTGATTGGTCAGGGATCGGTTACAGATCCTAACAAGCCGATCAAATCGCTCAATTTTCAGAATGCCGAAATAAGGTCGGTCATAGACCACCTTGCTGATTACGGTCAGGTCAATATGGTGACTGCGCCATCGGTCGAAGCGACCGTCAATCTGAGTCTCAAGGATGTCACCTGGAAGCAGGCACTCGATATCGTAATGAAAAACTTCGGACTGACGGCAGTTCAGGAGGACGGGTACATTCGCGTTCTTCGGACCGAAGAATGGATGACCGAATCAAAGTCACTTCAACAGCATCACGCTGACCAGAACAGTATCGTTCCGTTGGAAAGCAGGATTATCGACGTTGACAATGCTGCTGCGGCTGATCTTGTAGTTCCGCTCAAGTCTCTTCTGACTGCCCGAGGCGGCGTCGAGATCGACGCTCGCACGAATTCGCTGATAGTCCAGGATATTCCCGAGAACCTGACCAAGCTGGAAGCTTTCGTTAAAGAACTTGATCGCGAGACTTCGCAGATCAAGATTTCGGCGCAGCTTGTGGAAGTGTCATCGAGTGCGCTGGAAGAAGTCGGTATCAACTGGGAATTCAGTGGTTTCAAGGTTGAATCAGACGGAGACAAGTACGAACACTCTGAGAAGCTCTTTGGCGCCGATCAAGTCCCTGACCCCATTTCCGAGTTCACATTCGGGACAATTCAGGATGGCTGGGATTTCCAGGCCAAGATCGCTGCACTGATTTCTGACGGCAGAGGCAAGATCCTCGCTCACCCGGAGATCACGACTGTTGACAACAAAGAAGCCCGCATCCAGATGGGACAAAAAATCCCGGTCAAGCAGTTCGATGGATCGGGAAACGTCGTCATAGTCTATGAAGAGATCGGTACTATCCTGAGAGTGACGCCGCACATCACATCTGAGAACAGAATATTGATGCATCTGAAGCCGGAGCGATCCACCTATGAGTTCGATCCGAATGGTCTGATCATCAATACCAACAACGCCGAAACAAACGTCGTTGTGGAAAACGGTCAGACTGCGGTTATCGGTGGCCTGACTACACAGGATGTCCTTGAGAACGAATCGGGTGTGCCGATCGTAAAGGATATTCCGATTATCGGCTACTTGTTCAAATACAAAAAGAAAGTCGTGGAAAACCGCGATCTCATTATATTCGTAACTCCGACGATTGTGGACAACAGCCTTGCATCAAACGAGGGGCCGTAGTTTTAAATAACGAACTCAGCTATCTGTAGAAGGAGCGATAGAATATGTTCCAGAAGACTTTGAATAGGAGGGCGTTATCCCGATGGATCTGGCTCTTCGCGGCCGTGTTGATGCTCACGCTCGCCGGATGCGGTGATGACAGCCTCGTTGGAGGCGACGGCAACGACGACCAGGTCATCAACTTCGACGGCAACCTGCGTATCACAAACTTCATGTATGAGGTTGGTGACACGATTTACCAGAATCACTCCGTTGTCGTCAGCGGTTGGGTTCGTGATTCACTCTCGAATCCGGCAACCGGGATTACTGTGTACTACTATGCTGAACCAGTCGGCCAGGGGTATTTCTCGAAAGCTGTCGACACGACCCGGCTTGACGGTTCTTTCAGCACAAGCTACTACCCGGTTAACCCGGGGCCAGTCACGATCTTCGCCCAGATCGCAGAAGACAAACTGACAGCGAAGTCAAAGACTGTCGAGATCAGCGGTGGCACCCCCGGAGACGATACACCTGATTACACGTTTGAGTTCTTTGCTCCCGAAGGTTTCGTGCTTGCCGACGGAGAGAACGAAGTTGAGATACTGCTTGTAGTGCATACCGGGCCTGGAGAGCCTGCAGAAAACGGCACTGTTGTAAAACTGTGTGCCGGTGAGCGATTCGAAGATGTCGACGGAAACGGATATTTCACAGAAAATGTCGATAACGTCGAATGGGATGCAAATGAAAATGAAATTTGGGACCGAATCGGTGTTGTCCCGGCGGCGGTGACAACCTCCGACAGCACGGCGATCTTCACCTACACGGCAGGAACCACATCAGGACTCGTGTTTATCCGCGCCACCATCGGCGAAGGATCTAACTCGATCTATGGTGAATTTGCCCTGTCGTTACGTCCGAGCGAGGATGTGGCATACATTAAGCTGTCAGCCGCTTATCCAGAGATGCAGGTAAAGGCTACCGGCGGAATCGAGTCCACGAATCTCATCGCATATTGCTATGACAGATTCGGCAACCCGGTTCAGCAGGATATCGGTGTGGAGTTCTTTATAGTCTCCGGACCGAACGGAGGAGAGAGT
This region of Candidatus Zixiibacteriota bacterium genomic DNA includes:
- the pilO gene encoding type 4a pilus biogenesis protein PilO; this translates as MDLKDPKTQKIALVIMGFFLVTYFWYSRVYSTNDEQLAMKRGQYESIMTDLKAVEMKAKSLDGLRTEYDDLKERYQAIELLLPDERQVPKFLVQLHSAAALTQSRLLELSPLTIEDAPYYSVSDYELKFTGTYHELGEFLASVANFPFITNVSHVEIDGIPETSLEQSRDKRAMHDTRSLEAKLVLSTYFVRPEDKLSGINQ
- a CDS encoding pilus assembly protein PilM, which encodes MLLGSRNKVTTGLDIGASSIKLVQMENRGGSFAVRSMGIRELPVEAIVSEEIKDRDTVIFNIQNLVEQTDPRIKEVVLSISGHGVLTDKITIDKKTGAEAEQAIYFEAEQRAPFDVEDVTMDYHIIDINEETNKMDVLLVAARNEFLSAYLQVIQDAGLKPVLVDTDAFAILNAYEINYDIDPERVTALVNVGYDITNITFVKDGKYHSTRDISAGGRTIFDTIQREFRLNQELTAKAIKGEMESSIDQDMLKATIVTSAEEMLSGIEVAFSYFKSLAKVNTIDWIILSGGGALIPYLPEFIQSTLNVPIEIANPLRNIEYDPEMFSFIQPERIAPLLTVPIGLAARKVK
- a CDS encoding AMIN domain-containing protein — its product is MFSITNKQSVFSKLAIVGLLLAVPAVLSAAVTVDNISLKKQGKFTEVTVYVSDAVEFEHSIVEPGAGKPYRVVLDLNDARHMLPHYNFDDLPSQTVTSIRTSQFSVNPEKIVRIVLDVRGHVTYKISESQNTVTLVIATPDDSEFPFWCAQPLSEAEKIQLALGEGSNTKGTSKADPGKDQKSSPVLVSSKVSGSPDSGPKIPAQAEPTATTKTKKSPKSDDPVMATNVMKGLPEADLPITTTQTSEEPVVALDKKEPVASEADKPNKNISVHKPTPVEPTPWQVPAEPLVLLAQTDDNRPAAQNEADDTPTPKVIEEKKNNSKQSGFTDSAASMKPQTPGMNEDMDSGDSSPAMPTPAKPSDRGKSDSEQYRINPDKPTKTKGTLAERFPKRKVVQYSSWGSRDPFAQLIDRAHGREPGEIPDVETLRLVGVLQGDDGSSALLEDVEGYGYILKDGDPVRNGYVVQIGEKKIIFQIQEYGWSRTVALKIETEN
- a CDS encoding PilN domain-containing protein, whose product is MIEINLLPKEYRKRARTFHLEKKSIYVAAGVASIVLLFALVTFYQHYQLSSLDEKIALANSQRMRLQEDIRLIDGLTDLKEKILTRMESIERLDRHRAVWVDVLQDLNQRVPDFLWLTRVAEIREDTKAKAARAKQVPGQQAADTIPQVAEFVFAKPVPTEMEGYAFTLSSIASFLVGLTKSDYFENINLSFAKQEDVTGINAYRFKVGCDLVFQRALDKSAPIEDVWVPTIAEK